One part of the Populus alba chromosome 18, ASM523922v2, whole genome shotgun sequence genome encodes these proteins:
- the LOC118051635 gene encoding probable lactoylglutathione lyase, chloroplastic codes for MASSTIRPSSASSLFRLCNTTNTCAASLVSLNPSSRRFPYLASAVPQSHFFGLRTSSKIWRGESRSITAGNMAQSSTAASLLEWVKKDKRRMLHVVYRVGDLDRTIKFYTECLGMKLLRKRDIPEERYANAFLGYGPEDSHFVIELTYNYGVDSYDIGTGFGHFGIAVEDVAKTVELIKAKGGKVTREPGPVKGGSTVIAFIEDPDGYKFELLERGPTPEPLCQVMLRVGDLDRSINFYEKAFGMELLRKRDNPEYKYTIAMMGYGPEDKNAVLELTYNYGVTEYDKGNAYAQIAIGTDDVYKTAEAVKLFGGKVTREPGPLPGISTKITACLDPDGWKTVFVDNIDFLKELE; via the exons ATGGCTTCCTCCACAATTAGACCATCCTCAGCGTCTTCTTTGTTCAGGCTTTGTAATACTACTAATACCTGTGCTGCTTCTCTTGTTTCTCTTAATCCTTCTTCTCGCAGATTCCCTTATCTTGCCAGTG CTGTTCCTCAATCGCATTTCTTCGGTTTGAGAACTTCTTCTAAGATTTGGAGAGGAGAGAGTAGAAGCATTACAGCTGGAAACATGGCACAGTCAAGCACAGCTGCTAGTCTGTTGGAGTGGGTCAAAAAGGACAAGCGTAGAATGCTACATGTTGTTTATCGCGTTGGGGATTTGGACAGGACTATAAA GTTCTACACTGAGTGTCTGGGGATGAAGCTGCTGAGGAAACGTGACATACCGGAGGAGAGATATGCAAATGCCTTTCTCGGATATGGACCTGAAGATTCTCACTTCGTCATAGAACTCACTTACA ATTATGGAGTTGACAGCTATGATATTGGAACTGGATTTGGACATTTTGGCATTGCAGTTGAGGAT GTTGCCAAGACAGTTGAACTCATAAAGGCCAAGGGTGGCAAAGTGACCAGAGAACCCGGTCCTGTTAAAGGTGGCAGTACAGTTATTGCTTTTATTGAAGATCCTGATGGTTATAAATTTGAACTGTTGGAAAGGGGACCCACACCTGAGCCACTCTGTCAGGTTATGCTTCGTGTTGGTGATCTTGATCGTTCTATAAATTTTTACGAGAAG gcTTTTGGCATGGAGCTTCTTCGCAAACGAGATAATCCAGAGTACAAG TATACAATAGCAATGATGGGTTACGGCCCTGAAGATAAAAATGCTGTGCTGGAGTTGACATACAACTACGGGGTCACTGAATATGACAAAGGAAATGCATATGCTCAG ATTGCAATAGGCACCGATGATGTCTATAAAACTGCAGAAGCAGTTAAACTCTTTGGTGGTAAAGTTACCCGAGAACCTGGACCATTGCCTGGTATCAGCACCAAGATAACTGCATGCTTGGACCCGGATGGTTGGAAGACG GTTTTTGTAGATAACATTGACTTTCTCAAGGAACTGGAGTGA